The following proteins are encoded in a genomic region of Bacteroidia bacterium:
- a CDS encoding carboxymuconolactone decarboxylase family protein — MKKRITISSLEPKSYEILIEMEKYIATTDISHQLRELIKIRASQINKCAYCLEMHTEDTRKSGETEQRIYALSAWEESPHFTDAEKAVLALTEEITKLHEHGVKDVTFQNVQRYFTDNQVAQIIIVINQINFWNRINVATSQTYTSSE; from the coding sequence ATGAAAAAACGAATCACCATTAGCTCTCTTGAGCCTAAGTCTTACGAAATCCTGATTGAGATGGAGAAATATATAGCTACAACTGATATAAGCCATCAACTTCGGGAACTCATCAAGATACGGGCTTCACAAATTAACAAATGTGCCTATTGCCTCGAGATGCACACCGAAGATACCAGAAAATCAGGCGAAACGGAACAACGGATTTATGCGCTATCTGCTTGGGAAGAAAGCCCACATTTTACAGACGCAGAAAAAGCTGTACTTGCTTTAACAGAAGAAATAACTAAACTCCATGAGCACGGCGTTAAGGATGTTACTTTCCAAAATGTACAACGATACTTCACTGATAATCAAGTCGCCCAGATTATTATTGTGATTAATCAGATAAACTTTTGGAACAGGATAAACGTAGCCACAAGCCAAACTTATACATCTTCTGAGTAA
- a CDS encoding acyl-CoA carboxylase subunit beta — MKEETTINIPEQHQRWLEELTKNQDIVFAGGGEKSVRTHKEKGKLTARERIQMLVDDPNDLVELGTFAAFNMYPEEGGCASGGVIVVIAKVSGKRCIIVANDATVKAGAWFPMTGKKTLRAQEISIENYLPIIYLVDSAGVYLPMQSEIFADKDHFGRTFRNNAVISSMGIPQIAAIMGSCVAGGAYLPIMSDEALIVEGTGSVFLAGSFLVKSAIGENIDNETLGGATTHSEISGVTDYKVKDDTECLHTIRSLVAKQGNFPTANFNRIAAIEPEYSPEQIFHILPPDRQKPYDMRELLKCIVDAGSMDEYKAGYGKTIITTYARIDGWSVGIVANQRLIVKNKKGEMQIGGVVYSDSADKAARFVMNCNQKRIPLIFFQDVTGFMVGSKSEHGGIIKDGAKLVSAMANSVVPKFTFIVGNSYGAGNYAMCGKAYDPRLIFAWPTAQIAVMGGAQAANTLLQIQVSALKRNGQTIDPEKEKRLLEEITARYNSQMSPYYAAARLWVDNIIDPRSTRKTISIGIDVANHNAVIRPYNVGVIQT; from the coding sequence ATGAAAGAAGAAACAACCATTAATATACCGGAGCAGCATCAACGCTGGTTAGAAGAGTTAACAAAAAATCAGGATATTGTTTTTGCTGGAGGGGGCGAAAAATCTGTACGGACACACAAAGAAAAAGGGAAACTAACAGCCCGTGAACGTATTCAAATGCTGGTAGATGACCCGAATGACTTAGTAGAGTTAGGCACATTTGCAGCATTTAATATGTATCCCGAAGAAGGTGGATGTGCTTCCGGCGGAGTTATTGTCGTTATCGCAAAAGTAAGTGGAAAACGTTGCATTATCGTAGCTAATGACGCAACAGTAAAGGCCGGAGCTTGGTTTCCCATGACCGGAAAAAAAACCTTGCGTGCGCAGGAAATCAGCATAGAAAATTATCTGCCAATTATTTATTTGGTAGATAGTGCCGGAGTTTACCTACCCATGCAGTCAGAAATATTTGCCGATAAAGACCATTTTGGCCGTACTTTCCGAAATAATGCCGTCATAAGTAGTATGGGAATCCCACAAATAGCTGCGATAATGGGATCTTGTGTAGCAGGAGGCGCATACCTGCCCATCATGAGCGACGAAGCCCTGATTGTAGAAGGAACAGGTTCGGTATTTCTGGCAGGATCTTTTTTGGTAAAATCTGCTATCGGAGAAAATATTGATAACGAAACACTTGGCGGAGCTACGACCCATAGCGAAATCTCCGGCGTTACGGACTATAAAGTTAAAGATGATACCGAATGTTTACATACGATTCGTAGCTTGGTTGCAAAACAAGGTAATTTTCCTACGGCTAACTTTAACCGAATTGCTGCCATAGAACCGGAATATTCGCCGGAGCAAATCTTCCATATTTTGCCACCAGACAGGCAAAAACCTTATGATATGCGCGAACTACTCAAGTGCATCGTGGATGCCGGCTCTATGGATGAATACAAAGCAGGATATGGAAAAACCATTATCACAACCTATGCCCGAATTGACGGCTGGTCTGTAGGGATAGTAGCTAACCAGCGGCTAATCGTCAAAAATAAAAAAGGCGAAATGCAAATTGGCGGAGTCGTTTATTCTGATTCCGCAGATAAAGCCGCCAGATTTGTTATGAACTGCAACCAAAAGAGAATCCCCTTGATTTTCTTTCAAGATGTAACCGGTTTTATGGTTGGTAGCAAAAGTGAACACGGCGGAATCATAAAAGACGGAGCAAAATTAGTCAGTGCTATGGCTAACTCAGTAGTGCCGAAGTTTACCTTTATTGTAGGAAATTCTTATGGAGCTGGAAACTATGCTATGTGCGGCAAGGCTTATGACCCTCGCCTGATTTTTGCTTGGCCAACAGCACAAATCGCCGTAATGGGAGGTGCACAAGCCGCTAATACTTTACTGCAAATACAGGTTTCAGCACTCAAAAGAAACGGACAAACAATAGATCCCGAAAAAGAAAAAAGACTATTAGAAGAAATCACAGCCCGTTATAACTCCCAGATGTCGCCTTACTATGCCGCCGCAAGACTCTGGGTAGATAACATCATAGACCCACGCAGCACCCGAAAAACCATCTCTATCGGAATAGATGTAGCTAACCATAATGCGGTGATTCGGCCCTACAACGTAGGTGTTATTCAAACATAA
- the polA gene encoding DNA polymerase I: MKTKLLLIDAYALLYRSHFAFSKNPRTTSTGINTSSIFGFTNSLLEVVFRYEPQYLGVAFDTGEPSVRHEAFFAYKAHRQAMPEELAAAIPYCHELLEALKIPILSMAGYEADDVIGTIATQAAHQNITVLMFTPDKDYAQLVNDHIFWLRPGNKDRPEELLDRDAVKEKLGISPEQVADWLGLRGDASDNIPGVPKIGEKTALELLQQFQNLEEIIQNTHRITKKSVRETLETNADLGILSKKLATILIDVPVTLDLPALAICDPDWQRLKAILTQLEFKTLSARLTGKYANFVKTITSSHTNNPNPTLFSALPFPAIQNGTSSPQQELFSNTEKNILNYPHQYFLCSTESECEKLVEQALQQPLFCFDTETTSLNIAEAELVALTISFEAGKAYCILFPADDSQTRKKIELFRKIFTNPNCLKIAQNISYDMHILQKYGINVCQPFYDTMLAHYILDSDSKHNMDFLSQKYLSYIPVSIESLIGKKGKKQLSMRHVETHKLVEYACEDADVTLQLYHKFEEQFNLPELHAPKYILENIELPLVPVLNDMESTGIKIDISFLQAYSAELAAESSVLEQTIYELAGEQFNISSPKQLGVVLFEKLGIASGKKTPTGQYSTDEEVMQQLLGSHPIVEKLLDYRELIKLRSTYVDALPMLVNSRTGRVHTTYNQAVTSTGRLSSQNPNLQNIPIRTLRGKEIRKAFIAEKGCKLMAADYSQIELRIMAALSQDSNMIVAFAKHADIHTETAAKVFGVPPEQVNAEMRRKAKTINFGIIYGITPFGLAQRLTIKKSEAQAIIDAYFEQFPGIKKYMLSSIERTRVSGYAETMLGRRRYLKDIHSANATIRGFAERNAINAPIQGSAADMIKLAMINLHKALIKNNLKSKIILQVHDELLLEIPETEIEIVKQIAEKTMVEAMPLPNVPVEVSVGIANNWLDAH; encoded by the coding sequence ATGAAAACCAAATTGTTGTTAATAGATGCTTATGCACTGCTGTATCGTTCACATTTTGCGTTCTCAAAAAACCCCCGAACTACCAGTACCGGAATAAACACATCGTCTATTTTTGGGTTTACAAACTCCTTGTTAGAGGTTGTGTTTAGATATGAGCCTCAATACTTGGGTGTCGCCTTTGATACGGGAGAACCTTCTGTTAGGCATGAAGCCTTTTTTGCCTATAAAGCACACCGCCAAGCTATGCCGGAAGAATTAGCTGCCGCTATTCCGTATTGCCATGAACTATTAGAAGCCCTAAAAATCCCCATCCTAAGCATGGCAGGCTACGAAGCCGATGATGTTATCGGAACTATTGCAACTCAGGCTGCACACCAAAACATAACCGTTTTGATGTTTACTCCAGATAAAGACTATGCCCAATTAGTAAATGACCACATCTTTTGGCTAAGACCGGGCAACAAAGACCGTCCGGAAGAATTATTAGACAGAGATGCTGTTAAGGAAAAACTGGGAATATCTCCAGAACAAGTTGCTGATTGGTTGGGATTAAGAGGTGATGCTTCGGATAACATCCCCGGAGTTCCCAAAATAGGCGAAAAGACTGCCCTTGAACTCTTACAGCAGTTCCAAAACCTCGAAGAAATTATCCAAAACACCCATAGAATTACTAAAAAAAGTGTCAGAGAAACCCTTGAAACAAATGCAGATTTAGGTATTTTATCTAAAAAGTTAGCAACAATTCTTATAGATGTACCCGTAACTTTGGATTTACCGGCTTTGGCTATCTGCGACCCAGACTGGCAACGCCTAAAAGCTATTTTAACCCAATTAGAATTTAAAACGCTATCTGCCCGATTAACAGGTAAATATGCTAACTTCGTAAAGACAATAACTTCTTCCCATACCAATAACCCTAACCCAACATTATTTTCTGCGCTACCTTTTCCGGCTATACAAAACGGAACTTCATCACCTCAACAAGAACTGTTTTCTAATACAGAAAAAAATATTCTGAATTACCCACACCAATACTTTTTGTGCAGCACAGAATCTGAATGTGAAAAGTTGGTGGAGCAGGCTTTGCAGCAACCTTTATTTTGCTTTGATACCGAAACGACTTCCTTGAATATTGCTGAGGCAGAGCTTGTAGCCCTCACCATTTCATTTGAAGCGGGAAAAGCCTATTGTATTCTGTTTCCGGCTGATGATAGCCAAACACGAAAAAAAATAGAACTATTTAGAAAGATATTCACAAACCCAAATTGCCTGAAAATAGCTCAAAATATCAGCTACGATATGCACATTTTGCAGAAATATGGAATTAATGTTTGCCAACCCTTTTATGATACTATGCTGGCACATTATATCTTAGATTCTGATAGTAAGCATAATATGGATTTTCTTTCGCAGAAATATTTAAGTTATATCCCCGTTTCAATAGAATCACTTATTGGGAAAAAAGGAAAAAAACAACTTTCGATGCGTCATGTAGAGACCCATAAGTTGGTAGAATATGCCTGCGAAGATGCTGACGTTACGTTGCAGTTGTATCATAAGTTTGAAGAGCAGTTTAATCTTCCGGAGTTACACGCGCCAAAATATATTTTAGAAAATATCGAATTGCCGTTAGTGCCTGTTTTAAATGACATGGAAAGCACCGGAATAAAAATAGACATTTCTTTTTTGCAGGCGTATTCTGCTGAACTCGCTGCGGAATCTTCTGTGCTTGAACAAACAATCTATGAATTGGCAGGTGAGCAATTTAACATCAGTTCACCCAAACAGCTTGGGGTGGTTTTATTTGAAAAATTAGGTATTGCCAGCGGCAAAAAAACGCCGACAGGGCAGTATTCTACTGACGAAGAGGTGATGCAGCAACTCTTAGGGTCTCACCCAATTGTAGAGAAACTCTTAGATTACAGAGAGTTAATCAAGTTACGCTCTACATACGTAGATGCTTTACCGATGTTAGTAAACTCCCGCACAGGAAGGGTTCATACTACTTACAATCAGGCTGTTACATCAACAGGGAGGTTAAGCTCCCAAAATCCCAACCTCCAAAATATTCCTATTCGCACCCTTCGGGGAAAAGAAATCCGAAAAGCATTTATTGCCGAGAAAGGCTGCAAACTCATGGCAGCAGATTATTCCCAAATTGAACTGCGCATCATGGCGGCACTAAGTCAAGATTCTAACATGATAGTAGCTTTTGCAAAACACGCCGATATTCATACAGAAACAGCAGCCAAAGTATTTGGAGTACCGCCTGAGCAAGTAAATGCAGAAATGCGCCGAAAAGCCAAAACAATTAACTTTGGAATCATCTACGGAATTACCCCCTTTGGTTTAGCCCAGCGACTGACTATTAAAAAAAGCGAAGCACAAGCTATCATAGATGCTTATTTTGAACAGTTTCCGGGAATCAAAAAGTATATGCTCTCTTCGATAGAAAGAACACGCGTCTCCGGATACGCAGAAACGATGCTTGGAAGAAGGCGATACTTAAAGGACATTCATTCCGCGAATGCTACCATTCGTGGCTTTGCAGAAAGAAACGCCATCAATGCACCTATTCAAGGTTCAGCAGCAGACATGATTAAATTAGCCATGATAAACCTGCATAAAGCATTGATAAAAAATAACTTAAAATCAAAAATTATTTTACAGGTTCATGATGAACTACTTTTAGAAATTCCCGAAACAGAAATCGAAATAGTTAAGCAAATAGCAGAAAAAACGATGGTAGAGGCGATGCCGCTTCCCAATGTGCCGGTTGAAGTTTCGGTTGGAATAGCCAACAATTGGTTAGATGCGCACTAA
- a CDS encoding PorT family protein → MRFLSWFFIWIILAGKAFAQYDTEEPDSESQHIVSEDTIQTSGVRSAEKFNIVFNRGFIVTQSSNDSVPVKGSASGTTFIGLSFNKLLSPRFAIQFQPGFSGYKFEFPAKPEKIFPTRGDTVYRYERLRFFYIDIPIGLRYNLVRDSRYRAVSFIEFGGSIGYHIASSTKRSRMVGDQEIKEKLSGAGEVNKLRVCLYIKAHYRFLGIWINSRITNVYDPNKTYFTDDGRVEKYPRLPSIEIGLSVTL, encoded by the coding sequence ATGCGGTTTCTTTCATGGTTTTTTATTTGGATAATTTTGGCAGGAAAGGCTTTCGCCCAATATGATACCGAAGAACCTGATTCAGAAAGCCAGCATATAGTTTCAGAAGATACTATCCAGACTTCAGGAGTTCGGTCTGCCGAAAAATTTAATATCGTTTTTAACCGAGGCTTTATTGTAACCCAAAGCAGTAATGATAGCGTTCCGGTGAAAGGCAGTGCATCGGGGACTACATTTATTGGCCTGAGTTTTAATAAGTTACTTTCTCCTCGATTCGCTATCCAATTTCAGCCGGGGTTTTCCGGGTATAAATTTGAGTTTCCTGCAAAACCCGAAAAGATATTTCCAACCCGTGGAGATACTGTCTATCGCTACGAGCGGCTTCGATTTTTTTACATAGATATTCCCATAGGGTTACGCTATAATTTAGTTCGGGATAGCCGCTACCGAGCAGTTTCATTTATTGAATTTGGGGGAAGCATAGGCTATCACATAGCTTCTTCAACCAAAAGATCCCGAATGGTTGGAGACCAAGAAATTAAAGAAAAGCTATCCGGTGCCGGAGAAGTAAACAAACTTCGTGTTTGTTTGTATATCAAGGCGCATTATCGCTTTCTGGGAATCTGGATAAACTCTCGAATCACCAATGTTTATGACCCTAACAAAACTTATTTTACAGATGACGGGCGAGTTGAGAAATATCCAAGATTACCGAGCATTGAAATTGGCCTTAGCGTAACTCTTTAA
- a CDS encoding cytochrome c, with protein MNKIVFGILLLAYLGFSLNIYLTPLSVDATTGYDVPLADSGKLVWQKYNCQSCHQLYSLGGYLGPDLTNILGRVPQEYIQTVIQYGNKQMPGFQMNDTEFKALIEFFKSTNASGNADPRTFKVQNDGMISPKS; from the coding sequence ATGAATAAAATTGTTTTCGGGATTTTGCTGCTTGCTTACTTGGGATTTTCATTAAACATTTATTTAACCCCTCTCTCCGTTGATGCAACTACCGGTTACGATGTTCCATTAGCTGATTCAGGAAAGTTAGTTTGGCAAAAGTATAATTGCCAAAGTTGCCATCAATTGTATAGCTTAGGAGGTTACTTAGGCCCGGATTTAACCAATATTTTGGGAAGAGTACCTCAAGAATATATTCAAACGGTAATTCAATATGGCAATAAACAAATGCCCGGTTTTCAGATGAATGATACTGAATTTAAAGCACTTATAGAATTTTTTAAATCTACTAATGCCAGTGGTAATGCAGACCCTCGAACGTTTAAAGTACAAAACGATGGTATGATTTCTCCTAAGTCTTAA
- a CDS encoding OsmC family protein: MEQHNYQINVEWNADRVGTLSASEINVAFPVATPPEFAGGVPGIWSPEHLYTASIASCFMTTFLAIAELSKLPFKSFSCNATGVLEKVDGKFMMTKVILNPTVVIEQDKDTERASRILQKSESACLITNSVKSAVTMTPTILVHS, translated from the coding sequence ATGGAACAGCATAATTATCAAATAAACGTAGAGTGGAATGCCGATAGGGTTGGGACACTCTCTGCATCCGAAATCAATGTTGCTTTTCCGGTTGCTACCCCGCCAGAGTTTGCCGGTGGAGTTCCCGGGATTTGGTCGCCAGAGCATCTCTACACTGCCTCCATAGCAAGTTGCTTTATGACTACTTTCTTAGCTATTGCGGAACTCAGTAAGCTACCTTTTAAATCTTTTTCCTGTAATGCAACAGGCGTTTTGGAAAAAGTAGATGGAAAATTTATGATGACCAAAGTTATTCTAAACCCAACCGTTGTTATTGAGCAAGATAAAGATACAGAACGAGCAAGCCGAATACTACAAAAGTCAGAATCCGCTTGCTTAATTACAAACTCCGTAAAATCAGCGGTAACAATGACCCCAACGATATTAGTACATAGTTAG